The genomic DNA GCGAGGAGCAGATCCTGCGCTACCTCGCCCGGGGCTTCAGCAACAAGCAGATCGGGCATCAGCTCGAGATCAGCGACAAGACCGTCAAGCACTACCTCACCAGCCTGATGCAGAAGCTCCAGGTCAGGAACAGGGTCGAGGCCGCCCTCATGGCCGCCAAACGCGCCACACCAGCCGAACCCCACACGCACCGCGTGAACTGACGGCATCCCACAGGGCGGCACGAGGCGGATCCCGCACCATGGCGAGTGCCGTGGTGATTGCCTCGAGCCGGAG from Longimicrobium sp. includes the following:
- a CDS encoding response regulator transcription factor, with product EEQILRYLARGFSNKQIGHQLEISDKTVKHYLTSLMQKLQVRNRVEAALMAAKRATPAEPHTHRVN